In Streptomyces sp. DG2A-72, one genomic interval encodes:
- a CDS encoding DUF262 domain-containing protein, whose product MHRREYVLPAIQREFVWSRDKITRLYDSLMRGYPIGSFLMWQVQEGNSGRFAFYDFMRDYHEPDNAHCAPTGPLGSRAITAILDGQQRLTALNIGLCGSFTAKLPRMCECGPYGAS is encoded by the coding sequence ATCCATCGTCGCGAGTACGTGTTGCCGGCGATTCAGCGTGAGTTCGTCTGGTCGCGGGACAAGATCACGCGGTTGTACGACAGCCTGATGCGTGGCTATCCCATCGGCTCGTTCCTCATGTGGCAGGTTCAGGAGGGCAATTCCGGCCGTTTCGCCTTCTACGACTTCATGCGCGACTATCACGAGCCTGACAACGCCCACTGCGCACCGACTGGTCCGCTGGGCAGCCGGGCAATCACAGCGATCCTGGACGGCCAGCAGCGACTGACGGCGCTCAACATCGGCCTGTGCGGGTCGTTCACAGCGAAGCTTCCGCGCATGTGTGAGTGCGGCCCGTACGGTGCGTCATAG
- a CDS encoding DUF234 domain-containing protein produces the protein MDFKGRAADLDLLGRQLGSVIEGAGGTRGQAVIMTGRRRVGKSRLVQEFCDRSGMPYVVFQATRGRNATAERADFTAALAQSAALPGAELVAGLQAADWNQALRSLAIALPDDAPSIAVIDEVPWLVEQDAEFEGALQTVWDRHLSAKPVLLVLVGSDMSVMEALQSYGRPFFGRATKMTVQPLHLADVQAMTELDAADAVDALLITGGFPEIVQSWRPGLSRADFLRAAVTNPLSPLLVAGELSLLGEFPEASLSRAVLEAVGSGERTFSAIAAQAGGTGALPSGTLSPLLNTLQTKRVLAADLPLSGKADTKNKRYRIADPYLRFWLAFLQRGIPLIERGRGDLALERIERSWTTWRGRAVEPVVRESLLRLLPDEHWPETEAVGGWWNRQNNPEVDLIGADREPVAGAVHFVGSIKWLESQPFGRREYDTLVRDVPAVPGAGPDTPLVAVSRSGVTGDLPLAAHWGPEDLVRAWQ, from the coding sequence ATGGACTTCAAAGGCAGAGCGGCCGATCTCGATCTGCTGGGCCGACAGCTCGGGTCTGTGATCGAAGGTGCGGGGGGCACTCGGGGGCAGGCCGTGATCATGACGGGGCGGCGGCGTGTGGGGAAGTCTCGTCTGGTTCAGGAATTCTGCGACCGGTCCGGGATGCCGTACGTGGTGTTCCAGGCAACCCGGGGCCGTAATGCCACGGCCGAGCGGGCGGACTTCACCGCGGCGCTGGCGCAGTCCGCTGCTCTGCCGGGAGCGGAGCTGGTGGCCGGATTGCAGGCTGCGGACTGGAATCAGGCGCTGCGCTCACTGGCCATCGCGCTCCCGGACGACGCCCCGAGCATCGCTGTGATCGACGAGGTGCCGTGGCTGGTGGAGCAGGACGCGGAATTCGAGGGGGCGCTGCAGACGGTCTGGGACCGCCATCTGTCCGCCAAGCCGGTCCTGCTGGTCCTGGTCGGCAGTGACATGTCGGTGATGGAGGCCCTGCAGTCCTACGGCCGTCCGTTCTTCGGGCGGGCGACGAAGATGACTGTTCAGCCGCTGCACCTGGCCGATGTGCAGGCGATGACGGAACTCGACGCAGCGGACGCGGTGGATGCGTTGCTGATCACGGGAGGCTTTCCGGAGATCGTCCAGTCGTGGCGGCCGGGGCTGAGCCGGGCGGACTTCCTGCGGGCGGCGGTGACCAACCCGCTGTCGCCGTTGCTGGTCGCGGGTGAGCTGTCGCTCCTCGGGGAGTTTCCCGAAGCCTCGCTGTCGCGGGCGGTGCTGGAGGCGGTGGGCAGCGGCGAGCGGACCTTCTCCGCCATCGCCGCCCAGGCCGGCGGGACGGGAGCGCTGCCGTCGGGCACGCTGTCTCCGTTGCTGAACACCCTGCAGACCAAGCGGGTCCTGGCGGCCGATCTGCCACTGTCCGGGAAGGCCGACACCAAGAACAAGCGCTACCGCATCGCCGATCCATACCTGCGGTTCTGGCTGGCCTTCCTGCAGCGAGGGATCCCGCTCATCGAACGCGGTCGCGGCGATCTGGCCCTGGAGCGCATCGAGCGCTCATGGACGACCTGGCGGGGACGCGCCGTCGAGCCGGTCGTTCGCGAGTCACTGCTACGGCTGCTGCCCGACGAGCACTGGCCTGAGACAGAGGCGGTGGGCGGCTGGTGGAACCGGCAGAACAACCCCGAGGTCGACCTGATCGGCGCGGATCGCGAACCCGTGGCGGGCGCGGTGCACTTCGTCGGCTCCATCAAGTGGCTGGAGTCCCAGCCTTTCGGCAGACGTGAATACGACACTCTCGTCCGGGACGTGCCGGCCGTACCTGGCGCCGGCCCGGACACCCCGCTGGTCGCAGTGTCCCGCAGCGGCGTGACCGGCGATCTTCCCCTTGCGGCCCACTGGGGACCCGAAGACCTGGTACGGGCCTGGCAGTAG